In Papaver somniferum cultivar HN1 chromosome 9, ASM357369v1, whole genome shotgun sequence, the genomic stretch gagattttggtAAAGCTCTAATTACACATGAAACTCCCCCACATTATAAAATCCTTCTAGTTCCAGGGTTTTACCACTAACACGGATTTTAAGAGTCTTTCTCAAAgtccccacgactaacaggagaTTTAGGAACTCCCTTGAAATACTTTAAAATCAtccaaactctcccacgactatcCCATGTAAGTTTTGGCTCCTATTACATTCGGTTCAATTCCATCTGTATTAgtatttcttaaaaaccctagaTTCAGAGAGATGTTAGAAACTCACATACACTACTTAGTGAAGTACCGAATATAGCAAGAACAAAAACAGAACATACCAAGAAGTAAACAATTACCTCAACAATATTTTTGCATTTGTTCGTTCTGCAACACTTTATTGATTAACACATCTACTAGACTTGATTATGATTTTATGCTTTCTCGTGACGTTAACTGTGTCATTTAGTAAGTACTTGGCCTTTCATGGTTTTTATCCAATTGTACGTGCAAATACCCAAGGAACTACAGGTAGTGATGTGTTTGTAATGGCTATTTCTCATCCtcaataggttttaggagtttgcCAATTTACTCCAGCACAGTTGCAAATAGGAAATACAGGTAAGATAACACACCACCTCTCTACACGTTAGAAGATTAACTCAGTTAAAACGCCCATTATCATCAGGTTAATGTTTAACCTTCCAATGTCCCATTCTTGCATTTCAGTCAAGTTGCATTACAGGAAGTTGCATAGTTATAGTTTGGAGCTCTATGCTAAAATATGCAGCAACATTTCTACCTTAATGTGTCAAAGTTTTGGTTGCATTACAGGAAGTTACAATATTAACAGAGATAAAATTGCATTTATTCATTCCATTAACACTTGGTCAATTAACACATCCACCAGACATGATTATGATTCCAACTACGAAACCACAAACAGAAAGCATACCTATCAAAGATTAACAATAACACAACAAAGTAAATGGTTAGTAGTTAGTTACCTCGATGTTTCATGACATTGAGAAATGATGACATCAAACCAGATATAGGTTGCAAAGTTGCCGTAGCTCTACTTCTCCTCTCCGCGTTAACAATTTTACTCATTGCTTGATTCAATATTCTCCTACCCATTTCACCAAGCACTCTAGAAACAGAAACAAACCATAAAAACAAACATTGTTAATTTTCCATTGCTTGATTAATAAAGCAAGCTAAACAATGATATcaatacactaaagaaaaaacaaattttcCATGTAGCTACCGGAATCAGACTCAATTTCAAAAGCCCACAATAACCCTAAACCTAACAAAAACTAAATGTTCCATTGCAGTGTGGAATTCTTTTGCATCTGATGAGCTGGTTTGTGAGGTCTTAACCGTAAGACATAATACATGGAGAGGATTGATGCCTTCGTCCCACCTCTTAGTGGAAATGGTTGTTACCATAACTATCCTACAGAATCTGTTCATGTGAATGGCTTTATTTGTTGGCTGCATTTTCACTATCACAGCGAAGAACCATGTCTCATCCAATTCGACGTTGGCATTGAAAGATTCAAGAAGATAAACATACTGTGTCCTAAACCAATCTTCAGAGATAACTTCCATTATCGTCACAATATAATCGAGATAGATGGCAGATTGGCCCTGTTAGCTACGAGCTTAGGTATAGGGGACAGACCAACAAAGATGTATATATTTCATGAACAAGAGGAGAAAAGAAAGACAAACACTAGCAGTGGTCCTACTTGCAATTATTATTGGAGTAAAGAGGCCTTCTCAAACCATCCTTTTAATTGTAAACCAAAATGGGGTTATAGAGATCGACACATTCCAGGGACAGACTTGTTCATGGGAGACGCACAGATACGATTTCTCATTCTATTTCACCAAGCACTCTAATAAGCAGaaacaaaccataaaaaaaaCCTTGCCAGTTAAACCAATTTACCGGACTAATATCAAATCAAGCTACACAGTGATATCAATTCATTAAATGTTCCATTGTAGATATCAGAATGAACCCCAAATTCTCAAAAGCACACAAGAACTCTAAAACctaagaaaaaccctaaatccaTACACACATGGATACAAGAAATCAAAACCAATAAAACCATACAATAGAATACAGAAGAGTAAATTCTAACAAAAACCCATTCCTCAAAATGAATCTAAAACCCTTAAGGTTGATTTAACAGAACGGAATCATAAAACCCTAAGTGTAGATAATCATTGATAATAGTGAGACTGAAAGAGATGGAACGAACCTTTGATACCGAGATTTACAGCTTCGGGAGAAAAGGATAAATGAGTGTATTTGAGGAAGGTAGGTCTCGGACTGTAATTGAATGGAGGTGATAGTTCTTAGACTGAAGGAGAATAACAAGGAGGAGGAGATGATTAGAAAAC encodes the following:
- the LOC113313362 gene encoding 40S ribosomal protein S15a-5-like, which gives rise to MRKGSRFLIISSSLLFSFSLRTITSIQLQSETYLPQIHSFILFSRSCKSRYQRVLGEMGRRILNQAMSKIVNAERRSRATATLQPISGLMSSFLNVMKHRGYIKDFEVQDPHRVGSITVELQGRIKECKVLMHRQDIKAKDIEEYKTRNLPTRQWGYVVISTPNGVLDHEQAIEQKVGGQVIGYFH